ACAGCGCGGTGAGGAAGGACGGCAGGGCTTCTTCGACGACCTGTCCGACGGCGCGCACGTCTCCGGACAGACGAGACACCAGGTCGCCCGTTCCTGCGGCTTCGATGCGGGCGGTCGGTTGGGCCAGGGCGGTGCGGAAGGCCGCCTCGCGCACCTCACGGATCGTGCCCTGCCCGAGACGCGCGAGCAGGATGCGCCCGACCCAGGTGAGCGCGGCGCCGACGGCCAGCGATCCCAGCAGAACCGAGCCGGAGATCACGAGCGACCCGCCGCCTCCGACGATGTCGTCGACCATGCCGCCGATGATCAGCGGAGCGAGCAGAGCCGCGCCCACACCGGCGCAGAGGGTGAGCACGGCCCCGACGACCAGGCCCCGGCGGCGGCGCAGCATCGACCACAGGCCACGCGCGGTCTCGCGCCGCGAGGCGATGGGAAGCTTCTCGTCGGTCACGCCCCGCTCCTCACGTCGTGCACCTGATGGCACGCCGACAGGAGCGACGCGCGATCGGTGAGCAGCAGGATCGTGCGCCTCTCGGCCGCGAGTCCGGCGGCGACCTGGGCCTCGGTGATCGGATCGATCGCGGTGGTCGGCTCATGCAGCACGATCAGGCGCTGCGGCTGGTGCAACGCGCGGGCGAGCAGCAGGCGCTGCCGCTGCCCTCCCGACAGTCGCAACCCGCGCTCGCCGACCCGCTCCTCGAGGCCGTCGGGCAGTCGGCGCACCACCTCGTCGAAGGCTGCGGCGCTCAGATGCGCCTCGTCGATCCGATCGGCGATGTTCTCGGCCGCCGTGCCACTGAACACGGCAGCGTCGTGCGGGGGCGCGAAGATCACCGCGCGCAGCCCCTCAGGACCGAGCAGTGCGGCATCGACGTCATCGACGACGAGCTCCCCCACGCGCGCATCACGACGTGCGCCCAGGAGACGTGCGAGATCCTCGATGCGATCGGGATCGGCCCGGATGCCTGTCACCTCCCCGTCGACGACGTCGAGGTCCCGGCCCTCGACACGTATCCGCGCCACGACGCGCGGCATCGCCATCGTCGACGCGGCCGCATCGCTCGGGCGGGCGCCGCGAGCATCCGCCGACGCGGCATCCGTCCCTCGTGCATCCTGCGGCGCCGTCTCGGCACGGAACTCCGCGATGCGGGTCGCGGAGCCGTGCTTCGAAGCGATCTGCGCCGGCAGGTATCCCAGCGACTGGAGTGGCCCGCGGATCGTCTGCGCCAATCCGATCGCGGTGACGAAGCCGCCGACGGAGATCGCCCCGTCGAGGGCGAGCCAGCAGCCGAGCACCGCGATGACGGTGAACGCGAGTCCACTGACCAGCAGGTTCAGAGCGGTCAGCCCTGCCGCAGCCTTCTCGGCGCGATAGGCCGCCGCCGCCGCGATCGCGCTCTCCTCGACGTAGCGGTCGGCCGCGCGTGATGCGCCACCCAGAGCGCCGAGCACGCGCAGGCCGGTGGCGAAGTCGGTGCTGACCGCATCGAGCCGAGCGGCCTGTCGCTGCGCCTCGTAGCCGCGACGGCGAAGTCCGCCGCTGACCGCGTGCACGATGAACGCCTGCAGGAGGGTGCCGACCACGACGGCGATCGCGAGGGGCCAGGCGATGAGGAGCAGAGTGACGCAGGCGACCAGCACCGCGGTCGCGGCCGCGGCCTGCTCGGCGATCACCCAGAAGAACCCAGCGGTCTCACCGGCATCCGATGAGGAGATCGTGAGCACCTCGCCCGCGGGCCGGCGCGTGCGGCGGCGCAGCGCCAACCCCAGCACGCCCTGGCGCAGCGCGTGCTCGCCCTGCGCATAGACGCGGGTGCCGGCGCGATCGCCCAGCTGCCACGCCAGGATCAGCACGGTGAACACCCCGACGAGGAAGGCGAGCGCCCAGGCGAGCGCGTGCGGATCGGCTGGGGCGATCGCCCGATCGATCACGACGCCCACGGCGATCGGCACCATGACCTCGGCGAGCTGGTGCCCGCAGAACCCGATGATCGACAACACCGCCCTGACACGACGACTCGCGCCCCAGACTCCCTCACGGAAGACTCCCCCGACGGTGGTCACGGCAGCGTCGCCGAACCGAGCGGCACGACCAGCGGGCTCCCCGCGACCGGATCGGCGATCACCAGGCACTCGAGCCCGAACACCTCCCGCACCAGGTCGACGGTGACGATCTCGCGCGGTTCCCCCTCGGCGACGACCTGACCGTCTTTCATCGCGATGATGTGGGTGGCGTAGCGGGCGGCGTGGTTCAGGTCGTGCAGCACAGCCACGAGCGTACGGCCTTCGCCATGCAGTCTCCGGAACAGCTCGAGCAGCTCGATCTGGTGTGCGATGTCGAGGAACGTGGTGGGCTCGTCGAGCAGCACGATCGGTGTCTCCTGCGCGAGCGCCATCGCGACCCACACCCGCTGGCGCTGACCGCCGGAGAGTTCATCGACCAGGCGGGTCGACAGCTCGGTCGTGTTGGTCGCGGCCAGCGCATCGGCGACGGCGCGCGCGTCTTCCGCCGACCACTGCTTGATGAGCTTCTGATGCGGGTACCGACCGCGCGAGACGAGATCGGCCACCACGATGCCGTCGGGCGCGAGCGAGGTCTGCGGCAGGAGCCCGACCTGGCGCGCGAGCGCCTTGGCCGGCATCCCCGCGATGGAGGCTCCGTCGAGCAGCACCCCGCCCCGCATGGGCTTGAGCAGACGCGCGAGACTGCGCAGCAGCGTGGATTTGCCGCAGGCGTTCGGACCGACGATCACGGTGAACGATCCGTCGGGGATGCGCACCTCGAGCCCCTCCGAGATGACCCGACGGTCGTAGCCGATCGTGACGTCGGCGGCATGCAGGCGTGCCGGCATGGGAATGGTGGATGCCGGAACGGCGGATGAGGTCATGGCCTGGAGTCCTTGCGAGGTTCGGTCATCGGCGTCGGGTCTCGCGGATCAGGAGCCAGACGAAATAGAGTCCGCCTACCGACACCGTGACGATGCCGACGGGCAGTTGCAACGGCGCGAAGACGCGCTGCGCGAGGAAGTCGCTCACCACGAGCAGCAGGGCGCCCGTGACGCCTGCGGCGACGAGACCGACTCCGGCCGACCGGGTCAGTCGACGGGCGATCTGCGGGGCGACCAACGCGATGAAGGCGATCGGGCCGGCGGCCGCGGTGACCAGGGCGACCAGGGCGACGCCGAGCACGATCGCGACCAGGCGCACGCCGGTGGGACGCGATCCCAGCGATCCGGCCGCATCGTCGCCGAGCTCCAGCACCCGCAGCGCAGGGGACAGCGCGAGCACGGCAGGGATCAGCACCGCGAGCACCACCGCCACCGGGATCAGCTGGTCGATCGAGAGCCCGTTCAGGGAGCCGCTCCCCCAGACCCCGGCCGTGAGCTGCTCCTCGGGCGATGCCTTGAGCATGAGGTAGGTGTTGAGCGCGGCGAGCAGCGCCGAGACTCCGATGCCGACGATGATCAGGCGGAATCCCTGCACCCCGCGGCGGTAGGCGAGCACGAAGACGACGAGCGCGGTGGCGATCCCTCCGGCGAGCGCGCCGACCGCGACGGCGTAGTAGCCGCCGCCGGTCACGAGCAGCACGATCAGCGCTCCCGTGTACGAACCGGAGGAGAAGCCGATGATGTCGGGCGAGCCGAGCGGGTTCCTGGTCAGTGACTGGAAGATCGCCCCCGACATTCCGAGCGCGATGCCCAGCAGCGCGGCCAGCAATGCCCGCGGCATCCGCCATTCCCGTACGACGAGCACGGTGCCTCCGTCGGCCGTGCCGAGGAGCCCCGAGACGACCTGATCGAGGGGGATGTCGTACGTGCCGGTGGAGATCGAGAGGATCACACCCGCGACGGCGACGACGGCGAGCGCCAGCGTCACGACGAACGCCCGCAGGGAAGCACTGCCCGACCACCGGCGACCCTGGAGTTCGATACGGCGATACCCGAAGTCGACGACGGCGCCCGCCGCCGCATCCGGAGATGCGGTCGTCGCGGTCGAGGTCGAGGTGGATGTCGATGCCGAGATCCCGGTCGAGATCACAGTGTGCTCACCTTCGTGCGACGGGCGAGGAGGATCAGCACGGGAGCACCGACGAACGCCGTCACGATGCCGACCTCCAGTTCCTGGGGAGCGAGGATCACGCGGCCCACCACGTCGGAGGTGAGGAGGAGCAGAGCGGCGCCGACGGCGGAGAACGGGATGATCCACCGCTGATCGGGTCCGGTGAACCAGCGCACCACGTGCGGCACCATGAGCCCGACGAAGCCGATCGGACCGGCCGCCGCCGTCGCCGCGCCGGCGAGCAGTGTGACGGCGATGATGACCAGCACTCGCGTGCGCAGGACATTCGCCCCCAGCGAGCGCGCGAGGTCGTCACCGAGCGAGATCGCATTGAGAGGTCGTCCGGCGATCGCGCCGAGCAGCAGCCCGACCGCGATGGGGACAGCCACCACCACGAGCGTGGACCAGCCGCGACCGGCGAGGGAGCCGGCGCTCCAGCGCAGCATGTCGTCGAAGGAGTTCGGGTTGAGCATCGTGATCGCCGAGGCGAAGCCCCCGAGCACCGCACCGAGCGCGATGCCGACGAGGGTGAGCCGCACCGGGGTGGCTCCGGCCGAACCGACCGAGCCGAGGGCGTAGACGAGCACGGTCACGATGATCGCCCCGATGAACGCGAACCACATGTACTGCGAGATCGCGGTCACCCCGAGCAGACCGATCGCGATCACCACCGCCACGTTCGCCCCCGCGCCGACGCCGAGGATGCCGGTGTCGGCGAGGGGGTTGCGCGTGAGCGCCTGGATCAGGGCGCCGGCAACTCCCAGAGCAGCACCGACGACGAGCGCAAGAGTCGCCCGCGACATCCGCATCTCGTGCACGATGTACGAGGTCTCGCCAGCGTCCGGATGCCAGAGCGCCTGCCAGATCTCCCCGAATCCGATGCCGCGGGCGCCGACCCAGAGGCTGAGCAGGAAGACGGTCGCGAGCAGCGCGGCCGCGCCCAGGAGGAACAGCGTGCGGGTCAGTGCCGCGCGCGGGTTCCGGGTCGCCGCGGCGACGGAGGAATCTCCGGCCAGGGGGTCGACGGCGGCGGCAGCGACGGCGGATTCGGTGACGGTCATGCGCTCAGAGCCCGAGCTGCGCGAGGCGGGCGTCGTAGAGGTCGCGGAGCTCCTCGTGGTCGGCATCCGCGGACTCCCAGATCGCCTGCAGCCCGGCGACGGTGTCGTCGTCGAGACTCTCGTAGCGCTCCAGCCACTCCTCCTGCCGCTCGCGCCAGTACCCGATCACGGCGTAGCGGTCGGCGGGGAGACCGCGCTCGTGCCGCAGGTACCGACGGGCGTCGCGCAATTCACCTGCTTCCCCGGCGACCCAGACGTACGAGTCGTCGGTGATCGGCAGTGCCCGCAGCACCTCGGTGATCGCGCTGGGCGCGACGCCGTTGCCGCGCCCGATGATCCAGCGCACCGAGAGGGAGCCGTCGCCGATCTCCAGTCGATGCGAGTCCTCGGCGATCTCGACGGCGGCGACCGCGCGCACGCCTGCTGGCAGCTGTTCGCTCAGCCGGGCGAGCGCGGGAAGACCCGTGGCGTCGGTCACGAAGATCTGCTCGACGGCGCCGGTGGGCGGCTCGTAGAGACCCCGCGGATCCCCGAACGCGACCCGGTCCCCCGGCCTGGCCCCGGTCGCCCACGTGCCCGCACGACCGTGGCCGTGCACGACCAGGTCGATGTCGACCTCGCCGGCGGCGGCATCGTGGCGACGGATCGTGTACGGCTCGACGTGATCCTCGACGCCTTCCGGATAGTGCCACACGCCCTCGTCGTCGACGCGCGGCAGGTGCAGCACGCCATCCGATGCCGGAAAATGCACACGAACGAATTCATCACCGATTCCGGTGGTGCGGAAACCCTCCAGTCCCGCACCACCGAAGGTGACGCGCACCATGCCCGGCGTCAGCCGAGTGGTGCGCGTCACCTCTGCGACATGCAAGGCGTTCATCAGCCCTGCGCGTCGACCTTCTCCTGCACCTGCGCGAGCAGGTCCTCGAGGTCGTCGAGGTTCTCCAGCGCCCAGCCGAAGGAGCCGGTCGGCGACAGCGGGATGTAGTCGAAGACCATGTCGTTCTGCACTGCGGGGAGGTTCTGCCAGATCGTGTTGGTCGCGAGGTTGGCACGCCCCTCTTCGTTGCCGCGCATCACGAAGACGGCGTCGGCGTTGGAGATCCGGTCCAGGTTCTCGTACGAGAACCAGTTCGGGAACTTCGCCTCGTTGACCTCGTCATCCGTCTGCTCGCGGAAGGTCGCACCGAGATCGCGCAGGATCGGGGTCGAGAAGTGCGTGTCGGCGTAGGTGCCCCACTCGTCGGCGACCGGCACGAAGACCGTCACGGCCTGGTCGGCGAGGATGTCGGCGTACTCCTCCTTGATCGCGTCACGACGCGCGTCGTACTCGTCGACGAGCGGCTGCAGCACGTCTTCCTTGCCGAGGATCTCGGCGAGGTCGGTCGCGCGCGTGCGCCAGCTCTCGCCGTCGCGGGCCTCGAACGTGATGATCGGGGCGACCTTCTCCAGTTCCGCGCGCAGCGGGTCGTCCATCGTCAGGAAGTCGCTGGTCGCGATGATGAGGTCGGGGTCGGCCTTGGCGACGGCCTCGAGGTTGAGCTCGTAGTACTCCCCGATCGATTCGGCATCGGAGTCGGCGATCGCCTGCGAGTACTGCGTGGGGATCGCAACGCCCTCGGTGTCGGTGAAGTACGTGTTCACGACGCCGACGGGCATCACCCCGAGGTCGATCAGCGCGGCGGGCGTGTAGAAGTCGACCGAGACGATGCGCTCGATCTTCTCGGGGAGCTCGACCGTGCCGAACTCGTTCTCGTAGACGCGGGTCGCACCCGCGGCGTCATCGTCGGCCGGAGCGCTGCAGGCGGCGAGCGCGAACACGGCGGTGGAGGCGGCGAGGATGCCGGCGAGGCGGAGCGCTCTGCGGTTCGGGTGCGCGGAGGCGAAGAGGGACATGGGACTCCTGTGATTCGCAGCGAAAACGCCGGGCGAGATGACCGCCCGGCGTTGGTAAGGGTTGCCTGACCTAAGCTAACGGATCACCCATGCCGAAGAGGGGACGACTTGTACCGGTTTCGGTACAAGGGATCACTCGCCCGGCTGGCGCTCGGAACGCGATCCCCGCACATATTCCGCGGGAGTCTGCCCCGTGAGCTCGCGGAAGTGGTCGATGAAGGTCGATGGGTTTCGGTACCCCACGACCCGCGAGACGGAGACGATCGATCGCCCGTGTGTGAGTTCGCGGATCGCCAGCTGCAGGCGCGCGAGGATGCGCCACTGGGTGAACGACATTCCCGTCTCGGCCTCGAACTGCCGGGCCAGGGTGCGCCCGTGCATCCCGCATTCATACGCCCAATCCGCGGTCGTGCGTTTGTCGGACGGGTCGGCGAGGATTGCGCTGGCGACCATGTGCAGGTGCGGGCTGCGCGGCATCACGAGTTCGAACGACTCTCGAGGCGCAGGCACGAGCAGATCGAGGATCACCCGCTGCACGCGCACGCGGGCCGGCTCGTCGAGCGCGCCCTGCAGGTTGTGGTCGAGCAGCACACGCAGTGGTTCCGTCATCGCGACGCCGGTGACGACCTCCGGCATCGCGGCGGTGTGGGGACCGCCGCCCCGAAAATACGTCGCCCGCACGCGGGCACCGCGCTCGGCCGACGCTCGGTGCACGATGCGCGACGGCACCCACACGGCGAGTGCGGGCGGGATCGCCCAGACGCGCCCTTCAGCCTCCAGCCGCGCCATGCCACCGGCCGACCAGAGCAGCTCGTGCTCATCGTGCACGTGCTCGGGCCACACCACCGGGTCGTCGACGTCGTATTCGAACGTGGTGAGGAGATACCCCGGCGGCACGCGCAGGTGATCGGGTTCCAGCGCCGAAGCGCTCACGCTCCCCGCCGATCCAGACGCGCCCGCACACCGTCGATGACGAGGTCGACCTTGTCAAGCCACCATGAGCTCGGCGCCCCTGGTTCCCCCATCGCGTAGCGCATGGCCTCGAGATACTCCCCCGAGACGACCGGATCGCCGAGCACCTCGCCCGCCTCCGCCATCCGGGCGAGCACCCGCTCGCTGTAGCTCTCGCCACTCTCGGTGGGGCGGTGCAGCGCCTCGATCGTGAGGTAGGAATCGGCCGTCATGTCACCGATCGTGTCGACGATGAGCGCGGCCTCGCGCAGACCGAAGCCGAGTCGCGCCGTGAGGTACTCCACCACCAGGTACGACTGCGTGACGAGCTCCGGCGGCACCGACGACATCAGGCGCAACCGCTGGGCGAGGCCGGGGTGCGCGCGGAACATCTCCCACATCGCCCTGGCACAATCGCGCAGGTATTCGGCCCAGTCGTCGGTGGGATCGGGCCAGTCCCCACGGGTGATCGCCACCGCGGCGGCGCCGTCGAGCATGTCCTCCACGCCGCCGATGTGGCGGTAGAGCGTGGACTGGTCGACACCGAGGCGGGCGGCGACGGAGGTCGTGGTGGCGCGATCGAGACCGAGCTCGAGCACGGCGTCGAGGATGGCCTCCCGCGAGGTGAGCGGAGGGCGTCCGCGGCGGGGTCGATCGGCCATCGCCCCATCGTACCGATCGAGCGCGCACCCCTTCAGATCCTCCACCAACTAAGGCTAGCCTTGCCTAAAGGTCTGCGAGCGCGCTACGCTCGATCTGTTTTGCAATAGATCATTGCAAAAGAGAGGCTCGGATGACCGACACCGCCGACCGCGTCGCCGCGAAAGCAGAGCGCCGCACCGCGAAGCAGAGACAGCGCGTAGCCGACCGGCACATCCTGGGGCCTGTATCCGCGCGCCTCACCGTGGCGAGCGCGATCGTCGCCGTCGCCTCGCTGTGCGCCGTCGTCCCCTTCATCCTGATCGCCGAGGTCTGCCGCGAACTGCTCGCCGGCACCCCGGACTGGTCGCGCGTCTGGGGCCTGCTGCTCACCGCCCTCGGCATCCTCGGCGTGCGCGGACTCCTGCAGTCCGGTGCGCTGCTCTGGTCGCACCTGATCGACGCCGAGCACCAGTTCACGCTGCGGCAGCTATTGGCCGCCAAGCTCTCCCGCGTACCCCTGGGGTGGTTCACCGAACGCAGTTCCGGCGAGGTGAAGAAGCTCCTGCAGAACGACGTCGATGCCCTGCACTACCTCGTGGCGCACGCGAGACTCGAGTTCGTCGGCGCACTCACCCTGCCGCTGGCGACCTTCGGCTACCTGCTCCTCGTCGACTGGCGTCTCGCCCTTCTGCTGCTCGTGCCGATCGTCATCTACGCCTTCGTGATGTCGCGCATCATGGGCTCCGGCTACGCCGCGAAGATGGCGACCTACGAGTCGTGGCAGACCGAGGTGAGCGAGACGACGATCGAGTTCGTCGACGGCATCCAGGTCGTCCGCGCCTTCGGCCAGCCCCGTAAAGGCCACCACCGGTATCAGGCCGCCGTCGACGGCTACGCGACTTTCTTCCAGGCCTGGGTCTCCCCCATCACCCGCCTCGAGGGCATCGGCAGTCAACTGCTCAACCCGGTGGTCGTGCTGCTGCTCATGCTGCTCGCCTCGCTCGGACTGATCGGTGGCGGCCTCATGGAGCCGGCGTCGCTCGTGCCGTTCATCCTGATCGGGCTGGGCATCGGCGGCACCGTGCTCACGTTCGGCTACGGCGTGCAGGCGCTGCGTCTGGCGTCGGCCGCCTCCGTGCGCCTGTGGGAGCTGACCGAGACCGCGGAGCTCGTCGATCCCGCCGAGGGCCCCGTGCCGACGAGCGGCATCGTGCGATTCGACGACGTGACCTTCGGCTACCGCGAGGGCCACCCCGTGCTGAAGAACATCGACCTCGAACTGCACCCGGGCACCATCACGGCACTGGTCGGGCCCAGCGGGTCGGGCAAGTCGACGCTCGCACGCCTCGTGCCCCGCTTCTACGACGTGACCGGCGGACGCATCACGCTCGACGGCCACGATCTGCGAGCACTGCGATCGGCCGACCTGTACCGCGCGGTCGGCTTCGTGCTGCAGGACGTGCAGCTGATCGCGGGCACCGTGCGCGAGAACCTGCTGCTCGCCCGGCCCGACGCCGACGACGCCGCACTCGAGCGCGTCTGCCGCGCGGCGCAGATCCACGACCGCATCCTCGAACTTCCCCGCGGCTACCACTCCGAGATCGGCGTCGATGCCCGACTCTCGGGCGGAGAGGCACAGCGTCTGTCGATCGCCAGGGCGCTGCTGGCGGATGCTCCCGTGCTGGTGCTCGACGAGGCCACCGCTTTCGCGGACCCCGAGTCCGAGGCCGCGATCCAGGATGCGCTGGCCGTGCTCGTGGCGGATCGCACCGTGCTCGTGATCGCGCATCGCCTGCACACGATCGTCGACGTCGATCGGATCGTGGTGCTCGACCAGGGGCGGATCGTGCAGAACGGAACCCCGGACGAACTCCGCGCCGCCGACGGACTGTTCGCACGGCTCTGGGCGGCGAACGAACGGGCGCTCGGCGAGGTCGAGCAGATGGACATCCCGGAACGACGCCAGGCAGTCGGTCAGAACGCAGGCGGTCAGAACGCAGCCGCTCAGAACGCAGTCGATCAGAACGCAGTCGGTCAGAACGCAGAGGTGAACGCATGATCCGCAAGGTCCTGAGGCTGGTCCCCGATCCCTATCGGGGGATGATCCCGCTCTATCTCGCGACGATCGTCGTCTTCGCGCTCGCGCAGTCGGTGGCGTACGTGCTGCTCATGCCGCTGTTGGAGGCACTCTTCCGCGGCGACCTCGGTGCGGCCTGGGGGTGGACCGCGGGCATCGCGGGAGCCGTCGTGATCGTGTTCGCGTGCGGCTACCGTCAGGCCGTGCTGGGGCTGCGCATCGGCACCGGCATGATGCACTCGCTGCAGACCCGCCTCGGCGACCACATCGCCACGCTGCCGCTGGGATGGTTCGGCTCAGCCACAGCCGGTCGGGTCTCCCGCCTGATCAGCAGCAGCGTGAAGGACGCGATGGGCGTGTTCGCACATCTGCTGACGCCGCTGCTCAGCGGAGTCCTGGTTCCGGCCGGCGTCGCCGTGGGCATGCTGTTCCTCGACCCGCGCGTCTCCCTCGCCATGCTGGTGAGCGCACCGCTGCTGTACCTCGTCAATCGCTGGGGTACGAGCGTGTACTCCCGCGCCGAGACCCGGGCGCACGCGGCGGCCGAGGAGTCGAACTCGCGCGTGATCGAGTTCGCTCAGGCGCAGCCGGTGCTGCGCGCCTTCGGCGCCGCGACCACGGGCAACCGCGGCATGCAGGCCGCCTTGACCGCGCAACGCCGCGTCGGACGCGGGCTCGTGTTCGCCTCGGTGCCCGGCCTCGTCGTCTTCTCCTTCCTGGTGCAGCTCACCTTCATCGCCCTGGTGTACCTGGTGGTGTCGTTCGCCTCCGGTGGCACCCTCTCGGTTCCGGCGGCGATCGCCCTGATCGCCGTGAGCTCGCGCTTCATCGATCCGCTCAACCAGGCGGCCGAGCTCGCGACCGCCGTGCGGGGAGCGGCCAACGCCGCCGACCGCATCACCGATCTGCTCGCCGAGCCCACGCTGCCGGAGTCGTCGACGCCCGTACAGCCGCGCAATGCCGGTGTGCGCTTCGACGACGTCACCTTCGGGTACGTCGATGGTGAGCCGGTCATCGACGGGGTCTCGTTCGCCGTGCCGGCCGGCACCACGACCGCCTTGGTGGGTCCGAGCGGAAGCGGCAAGACCACGCTGCTGCGTCTCGCATCGCGCTTCTACGACGTCGGCGAGGGGCGCATCGAGGTCGGCGGGCACGCCATCTCGGAGTATCCGTCGACCACGCTCATGGAGCAGTTCTCGCTCGTCTTCCAGGACGTGTACCTGTTCCATCAGTCGATCGCCGAGAACGTGCGGATCGGTCGGGCGGATGCCTCAGCCGACGAGATCGCGCGGGCCGCCGAGGTCGCCCGCGTCGACGAGATCGTCGAGCGGCTGCCCGACGGATGGGACACCAACGTCGGCGAGGGCGGCACCTCGCTGTCGGGTGGCGAGCGCCAGCGCGTCTCGATCGCTCGCGCCCTGCTCAAGAACGCCCCCATCGTGCTGCTGGACGAGGCCACGAGCGCGCTCGATCCGCAGAACGAGGCGGCCGTGGTGCGCGGCATCCACGAACTCACCCGCGACAAGACCGTGATGGTCGTCGCCCACCGGCTGTCGACCATCCAGCACGCCGACCAGATCCTGTTCCTCGACCGGGGCCGCATCGTGGAGCGCGGCACGCATGACGAGCTGCTGGCTGCGGGAGGACGCTATGCGGACTTCTGGAACGAACGCTCTCGGGCATCCGGATGGCGATTGACGCCGGCATCCGTTCACGCCGATGCCGCCCCTGCCACGACCGCGATCCCGGTGGTGCGATCGGCGACGGTGGTGCGCTGATGGCCGGCAACTGGCAGCGCGGGATGATGCGCCTGATGCGCATCGCGAACCACGAGGTCGAGGTCGTCGAGGTGCACGACTTCACGCCCTGGTATCGGCGCATCACGTTCCGCACGCCGACGCTCACCGACACTCTCGACGTGTTCCCGACACTGTGGCTGCGCCTGTGGGTGCCGCATCCGGCCAAGGGTGAGGGCTTCGTAGTCCAGCGCGGGTACACCTTCGTGCGCGTGGATGCCGCCGCGCGC
The sequence above is drawn from the Candidatus Microbacterium colombiense genome and encodes:
- a CDS encoding ABC transporter substrate-binding protein, yielding MSLFASAHPNRRALRLAGILAASTAVFALAACSAPADDDAAGATRVYENEFGTVELPEKIERIVSVDFYTPAALIDLGVMPVGVVNTYFTDTEGVAIPTQYSQAIADSDAESIGEYYELNLEAVAKADPDLIIATSDFLTMDDPLRAELEKVAPIITFEARDGESWRTRATDLAEILGKEDVLQPLVDEYDARRDAIKEEYADILADQAVTVFVPVADEWGTYADTHFSTPILRDLGATFREQTDDEVNEAKFPNWFSYENLDRISNADAVFVMRGNEEGRANLATNTIWQNLPAVQNDMVFDYIPLSPTGSFGWALENLDDLEDLLAQVQEKVDAQG
- a CDS encoding siderophore-interacting protein produces the protein MNALHVAEVTRTTRLTPGMVRVTFGGAGLEGFRTTGIGDEFVRVHFPASDGVLHLPRVDDEGVWHYPEGVEDHVEPYTIRRHDAAAGEVDIDLVVHGHGRAGTWATGARPGDRVAFGDPRGLYEPPTGAVEQIFVTDATGLPALARLSEQLPAGVRAVAAVEIAEDSHRLEIGDGSLSVRWIIGRGNGVAPSAITEVLRALPITDDSYVWVAGEAGELRDARRYLRHERGLPADRYAVIGYWRERQEEWLERYESLDDDTVAGLQAIWESADADHEELRDLYDARLAQLGL
- a CDS encoding iron chelate uptake ABC transporter family permease subunit; translated protein: MISTGISASTSTSTSTATTASPDAAAGAVVDFGYRRIELQGRRWSGSASLRAFVVTLALAVVAVAGVILSISTGTYDIPLDQVVSGLLGTADGGTVLVVREWRMPRALLAALLGIALGMSGAIFQSLTRNPLGSPDIIGFSSGSYTGALIVLLVTGGGYYAVAVGALAGGIATALVVFVLAYRRGVQGFRLIIVGIGVSALLAALNTYLMLKASPEEQLTAGVWGSGSLNGLSIDQLIPVAVVLAVLIPAVLALSPALRVLELGDDAAGSLGSRPTGVRLVAIVLGVALVALVTAAAGPIAFIALVAPQIARRLTRSAGVGLVAAGVTGALLLVVSDFLAQRVFAPLQLPVGIVTVSVGGLYFVWLLIRETRRR
- a CDS encoding ABC transporter ATP-binding protein, which codes for MTSSAVPASTIPMPARLHAADVTIGYDRRVISEGLEVRIPDGSFTVIVGPNACGKSTLLRSLARLLKPMRGGVLLDGASIAGMPAKALARQVGLLPQTSLAPDGIVVADLVSRGRYPHQKLIKQWSAEDARAVADALAATNTTELSTRLVDELSGGQRQRVWVAMALAQETPIVLLDEPTTFLDIAHQIELLELFRRLHGEGRTLVAVLHDLNHAARYATHIIAMKDGQVVAEGEPREIVTVDLVREVFGLECLVIADPVAGSPLVVPLGSATLP
- a CDS encoding iron chelate uptake ABC transporter family permease subunit, with amino-acid sequence MTVTESAVAAAAVDPLAGDSSVAAATRNPRAALTRTLFLLGAAALLATVFLLSLWVGARGIGFGEIWQALWHPDAGETSYIVHEMRMSRATLALVVGAALGVAGALIQALTRNPLADTGILGVGAGANVAVVIAIGLLGVTAISQYMWFAFIGAIIVTVLVYALGSVGSAGATPVRLTLVGIALGAVLGGFASAITMLNPNSFDDMLRWSAGSLAGRGWSTLVVVAVPIAVGLLLGAIAGRPLNAISLGDDLARSLGANVLRTRVLVIIAVTLLAGAATAAAGPIGFVGLMVPHVVRWFTGPDQRWIIPFSAVGAALLLLTSDVVGRVILAPQELEVGIVTAFVGAPVLILLARRTKVSTL
- a CDS encoding ABC transporter ATP-binding protein, whose product is MTTVGGVFREGVWGASRRVRAVLSIIGFCGHQLAEVMVPIAVGVVIDRAIAPADPHALAWALAFLVGVFTVLILAWQLGDRAGTRVYAQGEHALRQGVLGLALRRRTRRPAGEVLTISSSDAGETAGFFWVIAEQAAAATAVLVACVTLLLIAWPLAIAVVVGTLLQAFIVHAVSGGLRRRGYEAQRQAARLDAVSTDFATGLRVLGALGGASRAADRYVEESAIAAAAAYRAEKAAAGLTALNLLVSGLAFTVIAVLGCWLALDGAISVGGFVTAIGLAQTIRGPLQSLGYLPAQIASKHGSATRIAEFRAETAPQDARGTDAASADARGARPSDAAASTMAMPRVVARIRVEGRDLDVVDGEVTGIRADPDRIEDLARLLGARRDARVGELVVDDVDAALLGPEGLRAVIFAPPHDAAVFSGTAAENIADRIDEAHLSAAAFDEVVRRLPDGLEERVGERGLRLSGGQRQRLLLARALHQPQRLIVLHEPTTAIDPITEAQVAAGLAAERRTILLLTDRASLLSACHQVHDVRSGA
- a CDS encoding AraC family transcriptional regulator, encoding MSASALEPDHLRVPPGYLLTTFEYDVDDPVVWPEHVHDEHELLWSAGGMARLEAEGRVWAIPPALAVWVPSRIVHRASAERGARVRATYFRGGGPHTAAMPEVVTGVAMTEPLRVLLDHNLQGALDEPARVRVQRVILDLLVPAPRESFELVMPRSPHLHMVASAILADPSDKRTTADWAYECGMHGRTLARQFEAETGMSFTQWRILARLQLAIRELTHGRSIVSVSRVVGYRNPSTFIDHFRELTGQTPAEYVRGSRSERQPGE